From Pseudobacteroides sp., the proteins below share one genomic window:
- a CDS encoding S-layer homology domain-containing protein — protein sequence MKKRMLVQVLVCIAVMFTVLPSVKGYAAWYDKYLNTCKELGALKNDTHDPNESLNRLETACLIDCISASHLIELPQKENTRFADIHICEKTSIESVLKLANADVINGYSDGTFKPYNNITRAEFAAILYKSFFLPDIPSENNPFRDVNKKQWFFESIITLSNKGVISGYNDPDGLFFKPNNLVTHAEACKMVLLAAEKSDLAKESVPSEMSGQTLKNQDIKTSSPEITMDATLERAIKAYLLVKKKIPVTESELSTPLSEADILSTEILSLKNCNLTSLEGLRRFKNIISLDISNNNISDISELAYLKNLNSIRVDNNKLSDISPLKNLTELEFFSADVNLISDFSPLTENKGLKSLYMKYNKNPDISFLSEFPLLDSLDISGNDICNINVLASLNNMQFLYMIENNVTDLSSLRNLPLIVLFIENNPISSYIPIENKKLLATDYKPNFR from the coding sequence ATGAAGAAAAGAATGCTTGTCCAGGTTTTAGTATGCATCGCAGTAATGTTTACAGTGCTTCCTTCAGTTAAAGGCTACGCGGCATGGTATGACAAATATCTCAACACCTGCAAAGAATTAGGTGCACTAAAAAACGATACCCATGATCCAAATGAAAGCCTTAACCGACTAGAAACAGCATGCCTTATAGATTGCATTTCCGCAAGCCACTTAATTGAGCTTCCTCAAAAAGAAAACACCCGGTTTGCTGATATACACATCTGTGAAAAAACCTCTATAGAGTCTGTTTTGAAGCTTGCTAATGCGGATGTTATTAATGGCTATAGCGACGGAACCTTCAAGCCTTATAATAACATTACAAGAGCTGAATTTGCTGCAATTTTATACAAATCCTTTTTCTTACCAGATATTCCGTCAGAAAATAATCCCTTTCGTGATGTCAATAAAAAACAGTGGTTTTTTGAAAGCATAATAACTCTTAGCAATAAAGGAGTTATATCGGGGTATAACGACCCGGACGGTCTCTTTTTCAAGCCTAATAACCTGGTGACACATGCAGAAGCCTGTAAAATGGTGCTTTTAGCTGCAGAAAAATCAGATCTTGCGAAAGAATCGGTGCCATCAGAAATGTCGGGCCAAACTTTGAAAAACCAGGACATTAAAACTTCAAGCCCTGAAATAACAATGGATGCCACTCTAGAAAGAGCAATAAAGGCATACCTACTTGTTAAGAAAAAGATCCCTGTAACAGAAAGCGAGTTGAGCACCCCCCTATCAGAAGCAGATATACTATCAACTGAAATATTATCCTTAAAAAATTGCAACCTAACAAGTCTTGAAGGTTTGAGGAGATTTAAAAATATTATTTCGTTGGATATATCAAATAACAATATATCAGATATCTCCGAGCTTGCATACCTAAAGAACCTTAATTCTATCAGAGTAGACAATAACAAGCTATCAGATATTTCTCCCTTAAAGAATCTTACTGAATTGGAGTTCTTCAGTGCAGATGTAAACCTTATATCGGATTTCAGTCCCCTTACAGAAAATAAAGGCCTCAAATCCCTGTATATGAAATACAACAAGAATCCCGATATTTCATTCCTATCGGAATTCCCTCTTCTGGATTCTTTAGACATAAGCGGAAATGACATCTGTAATATAAATGTTCTTGCATCATTAAATAATATGCAGTTTTTATATATGATTGAGAATAATGTGACAGATCTGTCTTCCCTTAGAAACCTGCCTCTCATAGTTTTATTTATTGAAAACAATCCCATATCAAGCTATATCCCCATTGAAAACAAGAAACTTCTCGCAACGGATTACAAGCCTAATTTCAGATAA
- a CDS encoding glycosyl hydrolase, whose product MLRKRVLSAFVALATTAASFAMPIGAGAAYAADENEAINISGYITPDFISNNKPIKEGFKVSVLGTELTGVTDAAGFFRIDGVQKQDASYNLIISKPGYLSRLVKNVPGNNKSLVSTSEKPLNLWAGDIPKNGAADNMINMADVFAIAKAFNSVAGDVNFNADVNFDLDATISMQDVVILAKHFGATPADYEDAAIITPTPTSTPVPTNTPTPTPTGKPSPKTDINVYKDGLLIGWQDWSWTCDRDFANSEVAKEGNSIAVTYTGAWAALSLYSPTKIDTAGYESINFWVNGGDSDKNLGLYCITDAVADTASATVEFTAKAGEWTEVKIKLSELGNPETIQRINIQERSGAAQTTIYIDNLTLAAIPVQVSAKTFTVYDDALAAGLQDWSWNASKDTEVTTTVKNGTKSLGVTYTGGWAALSLYSPEKIATEGYDMIKFWVNGGDSDKKVGFFITKDAADDTSLTPKVEFTAKAGEWTEIKIKLSELANPETIQRINFQEMGGSAQTQIYFDDIVISGTPVVQDKILKLYEDSLPAGFQNWSWSSQVDFANTTNVKEGSGSISVEYTGAWAALSLYSAQVINTAGYESIKFWVNGGDSDKKLGFSIMRDAADETSTSPNINFTAKAGEWTEITMKLSELGSPAAIQRINIQELAGSAQTPIYIDEIRLVGSGTNEPKPTPIPDPNPGPRTDKAKISTSGYDVSPIDAVDVNATKETASLFAALKGIGGKNLMFGQQHATTFGLTTGGSKDGTQSDVKNNVGAFPAVFGWDTLSIEGKESPGNISLPVEKNIKLLADVVKKAHATGGVITLSAHMPNFVTGGDFYDLNGNVVTHILPGGSKHAEYNKFLDNIATFANSIEDENGNLIPVIFRPFHENTGSWFWWGAAFCTPDQYIKLFRYTVDYLRDVKGVHNFLYAYSPSSTFSTEEEYLERYPGDNYVDVLGFDQYDDSGSMTSEERWMKSIVSRTELLTEMADKRGKVVTITETGIASGIKKENNVNKSWFTTLLNALKESAAAGKNKAAYMLVWANFDMNQFWVPYMHHSIYGNSELLQDFVNFYNDDFTVFSDTINGFYDLDVDTVAEKPYMYISNLYDGTTVTGPTNVKAKVFANGKTVSSVTLKTPSNAALAMTKDTDGQYSALWTPLKEENGTKLSLTVTVKYSDETIQEETISVKVLGEVVLKKFTFDTELGDVTYDGSYAPEDASVTGTVSYDSGLKAIKVDSKFVDNGDSSDWTYEELKVKLSGINNAVNMSDVNKVAFDIILPETAKDTLFKPYTMALMPAEPGYKKYGEGALELRLSDFKQDTESTGDYGKMYRYNVVVDLEDRTATALIMAFVAFDWNYEGPIFIDNIAFINGIKQKPSDPALVDDFEGYFSDNEELKNAYTQAGDSSTVSLVPHNSGKAVKFDYTIGTNGYSGIVKQTGGVDWSSMNALSMWITPDGLNQKMVVQIRANGIYFEAYPVFADSAEKNLVFSFSGFTPAPWESEANKAAALKDNLNSIEAVGIYVNQVDDFTGNGTLIMDDIKAINVD is encoded by the coding sequence ATGTTGAGGAAAAGAGTTTTAAGTGCTTTTGTGGCTCTCGCTACTACGGCAGCATCTTTTGCCATGCCTATAGGTGCAGGTGCAGCATATGCCGCTGACGAAAACGAGGCTATTAACATTTCAGGTTATATCACACCTGATTTTATATCCAATAACAAACCCATTAAAGAGGGGTTTAAAGTCTCGGTGCTAGGGACTGAACTCACTGGGGTTACTGACGCAGCAGGATTTTTCAGGATTGATGGAGTTCAAAAGCAAGATGCTTCATATAATCTTATCATATCCAAGCCGGGCTACCTTTCAAGATTGGTAAAGAATGTTCCGGGAAATAACAAGTCCCTTGTTTCTACAAGCGAGAAACCATTAAATCTTTGGGCTGGTGATATCCCCAAAAACGGTGCTGCCGATAACATGATAAACATGGCTGATGTTTTTGCAATTGCCAAAGCTTTTAATTCGGTTGCCGGTGATGTCAATTTTAATGCAGATGTTAACTTTGATTTAGACGCAACAATAAGCATGCAGGATGTTGTTATTTTAGCCAAACATTTTGGTGCTACCCCTGCGGATTATGAAGACGCTGCTATTATAACTCCTACACCGACAAGTACGCCTGTACCCACAAATACACCAACGCCTACGCCTACAGGAAAGCCATCACCTAAAACAGATATAAATGTTTATAAGGACGGCTTGTTAATAGGCTGGCAGGATTGGTCTTGGACATGTGATAGGGATTTTGCAAATTCAGAGGTTGCTAAGGAAGGTAATTCTATTGCTGTAACATATACAGGAGCATGGGCAGCTTTATCGCTTTACAGTCCTACAAAGATTGACACTGCAGGATATGAAAGCATCAACTTCTGGGTAAATGGCGGAGACAGCGACAAGAATTTGGGATTGTACTGCATAACAGATGCTGTTGCTGATACTGCAAGTGCAACAGTTGAGTTTACTGCAAAAGCAGGAGAATGGACAGAAGTTAAAATAAAATTAAGCGAATTGGGTAACCCTGAGACAATTCAGAGAATAAACATCCAGGAACGTTCAGGTGCAGCCCAGACTACAATATACATTGACAATCTTACACTGGCCGCAATACCGGTACAGGTGTCTGCAAAGACTTTCACAGTTTATGACGATGCTTTAGCAGCTGGATTGCAGGATTGGTCATGGAATGCTTCAAAAGATACAGAAGTGACAACTACTGTTAAAAATGGAACCAAGTCACTTGGAGTAACGTATACAGGTGGATGGGCTGCATTATCACTCTACAGCCCAGAAAAAATAGCTACAGAAGGCTATGACATGATAAAATTCTGGGTAAACGGCGGAGACAGTGATAAGAAAGTTGGTTTCTTTATTACCAAGGATGCAGCAGATGACACATCCCTAACGCCTAAAGTAGAGTTCACTGCAAAAGCTGGAGAATGGACAGAGATCAAAATTAAATTAAGTGAACTTGCAAACCCTGAGACAATCCAAAGGATTAATTTCCAGGAAATGGGTGGCTCGGCTCAAACGCAGATATACTTTGATGATATAGTGATTTCGGGTACGCCTGTGGTACAAGACAAGATTTTAAAGTTGTATGAAGATTCACTTCCAGCTGGCTTCCAGAACTGGTCATGGAGTTCTCAAGTTGATTTTGCAAACACCACCAATGTTAAGGAAGGATCGGGGTCAATCTCTGTAGAGTACACAGGTGCATGGGCTGCATTATCATTGTACAGTGCACAGGTAATAAATACAGCAGGATATGAAAGCATCAAATTCTGGGTAAACGGTGGAGACAGCGACAAGAAATTGGGATTCTCAATAATGAGAGATGCTGCAGATGAGACATCAACAAGTCCAAACATCAACTTCACTGCCAAAGCGGGAGAATGGACAGAAATTACTATGAAATTGAGTGAGCTGGGGAGTCCTGCAGCAATCCAAAGAATAAACATTCAGGAGCTTGCCGGATCAGCCCAGACTCCGATATATATAGACGAGATTCGTTTGGTAGGCAGCGGAACAAATGAACCGAAGCCTACACCAATTCCGGATCCAAATCCTGGCCCAAGAACAGATAAGGCTAAAATATCAACAAGCGGATATGATGTTAGTCCTATTGATGCAGTGGATGTAAACGCTACAAAAGAAACAGCCTCATTATTTGCAGCGTTAAAGGGTATCGGCGGTAAAAACCTTATGTTCGGGCAGCAGCATGCCACTACATTCGGACTTACAACAGGCGGAAGCAAGGATGGAACTCAGTCCGACGTAAAGAATAATGTTGGTGCATTCCCGGCAGTATTCGGGTGGGATACCCTTTCTATTGAAGGTAAAGAGTCACCTGGAAATATTTCTTTACCTGTCGAGAAAAACATTAAATTGCTTGCAGATGTGGTTAAGAAAGCACATGCCACAGGCGGTGTAATAACATTAAGTGCCCATATGCCTAACTTTGTAACAGGTGGAGACTTCTATGATCTAAATGGAAATGTGGTAACACATATTCTGCCAGGCGGATCAAAGCATGCAGAATACAATAAATTCCTCGATAATATTGCAACTTTTGCAAACAGTATAGAGGATGAAAACGGAAATTTAATACCAGTTATATTCAGACCGTTCCATGAAAATACAGGAAGCTGGTTCTGGTGGGGAGCTGCATTCTGTACTCCTGATCAGTACATAAAGCTGTTCCGTTATACCGTTGATTACTTAAGAGATGTTAAAGGAGTTCATAATTTCCTCTATGCATATTCACCTTCAAGTACCTTCAGCACAGAAGAGGAATACCTTGAGCGTTATCCCGGAGATAATTATGTTGATGTATTAGGTTTTGACCAGTATGATGACAGCGGAAGCATGACTTCTGAAGAGAGATGGATGAAGTCCATAGTCAGCCGCACAGAGCTGTTGACAGAGATGGCAGATAAGAGGGGTAAGGTTGTAACAATAACAGAAACAGGTATTGCCAGCGGAATCAAGAAAGAAAACAATGTTAATAAAAGCTGGTTTACAACCCTTCTTAATGCATTGAAGGAAAGTGCGGCTGCAGGCAAGAATAAGGCTGCATATATGTTGGTTTGGGCAAACTTTGATATGAATCAGTTCTGGGTGCCATACATGCACCATTCCATATATGGTAACAGTGAACTCTTGCAGGACTTTGTCAATTTCTACAACGACGACTTTACAGTATTCAGCGATACAATCAACGGCTTCTATGATCTGGATGTTGATACTGTTGCTGAAAAACCCTATATGTACATTTCAAACCTCTATGATGGAACTACAGTAACAGGCCCTACCAATGTGAAGGCTAAGGTATTTGCTAATGGCAAGACTGTTTCGTCAGTAACATTAAAGACTCCCAGCAATGCAGCATTAGCAATGACAAAGGATACTGACGGGCAATACAGTGCCCTTTGGACTCCACTCAAAGAGGAGAATGGTACAAAGCTTAGTTTGACTGTTACAGTGAAATATTCTGATGAAACAATACAGGAAGAAACAATAAGCGTCAAAGTGTTGGGCGAAGTTGTTTTAAAGAAGTTTACTTTTGATACCGAGCTTGGTGATGTGACTTATGACGGTTCATATGCTCCTGAGGATGCCAGTGTAACAGGAACTGTTTCATATGACAGTGGACTCAAGGCAATAAAGGTTGATTCCAAGTTTGTTGATAACGGTGACAGCAGTGATTGGACATATGAGGAATTAAAAGTTAAGCTTTCGGGAATAAATAATGCTGTAAATATGTCGGATGTTAATAAGGTAGCGTTTGATATAATTCTTCCCGAAACTGCCAAGGACACATTGTTTAAGCCGTATACAATGGCGTTGATGCCTGCTGAACCAGGGTATAAAAAATATGGGGAGGGTGCATTGGAGCTCCGTCTCAGTGACTTCAAGCAAGACACTGAATCTACAGGTGACTACGGAAAGATGTACCGCTACAATGTGGTTGTGGATCTGGAGGATAGAACAGCAACGGCTTTAATAATGGCTTTTGTGGCTTTTGACTGGAATTATGAAGGTCCTATATTTATAGATAATATAGCCTTTATAAATGGTATTAAGCAAAAACCTTCAGATCCTGCATTGGTTGATGATTTTGAGGGCTATTTCAGCGATAATGAAGAGCTCAAAAATGCTTACACTCAAGCAGGGGATTCTTCAACTGTTTCCCTTGTGCCTCATAACTCAGGAAAGGCTGTTAAATTTGATTATACCATAGGTACAAATGGGTACAGCGGTATTGTCAAACAAACAGGTGGTGTTGATTGGAGCAGCATGAACGCATTATCCATGTGGATTACTCCTGATGGATTAAATCAGAAAATGGTTGTTCAAATCAGGGCTAATGGTATTTATTTTGAGGCTTATCCAGTGTTTGCCGATTCAGCTGAAAAAAACCTTGTGTTTAGTTTCTCAGGTTTTACTCCTGCACCATGGGAGTCAGAGGCTAATAAGGCAGCTGCTTTGAAAGATAACCTCAACAGCATCGAAGCTGTAGGCATATATGTTAACCAGGTGGATGATTTTACTGGAAACGGAACATTGATAATGGATGATATTAAAGCCATTAATGTAGACTAA
- a CDS encoding ATP-binding protein: MIDKIREANICLESITIYRGILQDEVISSFYKMIKYIDNNDIDVVNFVRFYSEFYHVLTKNNSFNSFDFYVIKRMIYNENVFNEYVSIKSAQRIDENVLRAVEHDLDCLQKIAQLTSSEIKDYVASVLCKDESEKHLVKGLPEWEFSKTSADGIVSEIMGQLMSQENWQNSLEALVEFHRSKGAGKFVQYKGFIWENCGKAGCLKGIETPDPVRLSDLTGYELERKEVIDNTKFLLKGLRANNVLLYGDRGTGKSSTVKAILNEYCDEGLRMIEVPKTYLSDLPEIIRLIKGKPQKFILFIDDLAFEDSEESYTALKAVLEGGLECRAQNVVIYATSNRRHLIKEKFSDRAGLMSSNYDDEVRAGDTIQEKLSLADRFGITVTFTLPDKKRYLEIIDNLAASRGLKVDRDWLHQEAMKWELLYNGRSPRTAQQFIDWIEGLNSLGLL; this comes from the coding sequence ATGATTGATAAAATAAGAGAAGCTAATATATGCTTAGAATCTATAACAATTTATAGAGGTATTTTGCAGGATGAAGTTATTTCAAGTTTTTATAAGATGATTAAATATATTGATAATAATGATATTGATGTGGTTAATTTTGTGAGATTTTATAGTGAGTTTTATCATGTACTGACCAAAAACAATTCCTTCAATTCGTTTGATTTTTATGTTATTAAACGAATGATTTATAATGAGAATGTATTTAATGAATATGTAAGCATAAAAAGTGCTCAGAGAATAGATGAAAACGTACTAAGGGCTGTTGAACATGATCTGGATTGCTTGCAAAAAATAGCACAGCTGACATCGTCTGAAATAAAGGATTATGTTGCTTCAGTTCTTTGTAAGGATGAGTCGGAGAAACATTTAGTCAAAGGCTTGCCTGAATGGGAATTTTCCAAGACATCGGCAGACGGGATTGTAAGTGAAATAATGGGCCAGTTAATGTCACAGGAAAACTGGCAAAACTCTTTGGAAGCACTTGTAGAATTTCACAGAAGCAAGGGAGCAGGAAAGTTTGTACAGTATAAAGGATTCATATGGGAAAATTGTGGGAAGGCTGGCTGCCTAAAAGGCATCGAAACCCCTGATCCGGTCAGATTATCGGATTTGACAGGTTATGAGCTTGAACGAAAAGAAGTAATTGATAATACAAAGTTTCTACTTAAGGGATTAAGGGCTAATAATGTCTTGTTATACGGTGATAGAGGAACAGGTAAATCCTCGACAGTGAAGGCAATTCTTAACGAGTATTGTGACGAGGGGCTAAGAATGATTGAGGTTCCCAAAACTTATTTGTCGGATTTGCCGGAGATAATAAGGCTAATTAAGGGTAAGCCCCAAAAGTTTATTCTTTTTATTGATGATCTTGCTTTCGAAGACAGTGAAGAAAGCTATACGGCACTAAAGGCAGTTCTTGAGGGAGGATTGGAATGCAGGGCACAGAACGTGGTAATTTATGCAACTTCCAACCGCAGACATCTAATTAAAGAAAAATTCAGTGACAGAGCTGGGCTAATGTCAAGCAACTATGACGATGAAGTAAGAGCCGGAGATACAATACAGGAAAAGCTATCTTTAGCAGATCGATTCGGTATAACTGTCACCTTTACTCTACCTGACAAAAAAAGGTACCTAGAAATAATTGACAACCTTGCAGCAAGCAGAGGCCTCAAAGTAGACAGGGACTGGCTGCACCAGGAGGCTATGAAATGGGAGCTTTTGTATAACGGACGCTCGCCGAGGACAGCCCAGCAGTTTATCGACTGGATAGAAGGATTAAACAGTTTAGGTCTATTGTAG
- a CDS encoding phosphatidylserine decarboxylase, translating into MIKVYNRQTKEYEVENVAGDKFLNVLYGTVPGKVGLELLIKRKLYSSISGVFCDSRKSAGLIKKFIDGYGIDVSECRDDVCSFKNFNEFFIRKMKPHTRPFDKDASKLLSPGDGRMYAWQDIDINKLVQVKGLTYSLGDLLMDKSLAAGYEGGTLIILRLCPLDYHRFHFIDGGTCSKTIKIKGHYYSVNPAALKTIARVYCQNKREYSILKSENFGNVLYVEVGATSVGSIIQTYAPDQRVTRGDEKGYFKFGGSTLIMILKKGTVNIDDEILEQTEAGFETRVLAGEIIGNKQK; encoded by the coding sequence TTGATAAAGGTCTACAATAGACAAACAAAAGAGTATGAGGTAGAAAATGTTGCTGGAGACAAGTTTTTAAATGTTCTTTATGGAACCGTTCCTGGCAAGGTAGGTCTGGAACTTCTGATAAAAAGGAAGCTTTATTCAAGTATCTCAGGTGTGTTTTGTGACAGCAGGAAAAGTGCAGGACTAATAAAAAAGTTCATTGACGGTTATGGTATAGATGTATCAGAATGCCGGGATGATGTATGCAGCTTTAAAAACTTTAACGAATTTTTTATAAGGAAAATGAAACCACACACAAGGCCCTTTGACAAGGACGCCAGCAAGCTCCTTTCACCAGGAGATGGGAGGATGTATGCATGGCAGGATATCGATATAAACAAACTGGTTCAGGTAAAAGGGTTAACCTATTCACTTGGAGACCTGTTGATGGATAAAAGCCTCGCCGCCGGATATGAAGGAGGGACACTTATTATTTTAAGGCTTTGTCCTTTGGATTATCACAGGTTTCACTTTATAGACGGAGGAACCTGCAGTAAAACCATAAAGATAAAAGGACACTATTATTCAGTTAATCCTGCAGCTTTGAAAACTATTGCCCGAGTATACTGCCAGAATAAAAGAGAGTACAGTATTCTAAAGTCAGAGAACTTCGGTAATGTTTTATATGTGGAAGTGGGTGCAACATCGGTTGGATCAATTATTCAGACATATGCACCCGACCAGCGTGTCACAAGAGGGGATGAGAAGGGGTACTTCAAGTTTGGAGGCTCAACTCTTATTATGATTCTGAAAAAAGGTACAGTTAATATTGATGATGAAATCCTGGAACAAACTGAGGCGGGATTTGAAACCAGGGTATTAGCCGGAGAGATCATAGGAAACAAGCAGAAATAA
- a CDS encoding peptidylprolyl isomerase — translation MSFKRVILLILSFSIIVGAVGCSSREAENPDAPDSSQVAATIGSQKITKDEFVFYLKNAKRDMEQLSGVYGKEESVIKKFWETKVAGEDPMATAKEKSLNALKELKILLTHAKSQNLKLDQQSLDKIKAHMDSIVKDHGKGDQKKADKFTQETYGIKFSQYEAIYKDYVLAYEIFVKKFKQDLNIPDKEISDYYNNNKKTYDRVIAKHVLISTVDSEEKELPQAKLDEKKKLAEDILQKAKIGTDFESLVKQYSEDPGSKDKGGQIQAARGRTVKEFDQWLFSAKDGDFGLVKTKYGYHIIKYIKRTTFDDVKLEIKEELENQKYNAKIEEWLKDPNYTVKPNKKLIDSISVL, via the coding sequence ATGTCTTTTAAAAGGGTTATTTTATTAATTCTATCGTTTTCTATAATTGTAGGAGCCGTTGGTTGTTCCTCCAGGGAAGCAGAAAACCCAGACGCTCCTGATTCCAGTCAAGTAGCAGCTACCATAGGCAGCCAAAAAATCACCAAAGACGAATTTGTTTTTTATTTAAAAAATGCTAAACGAGATATGGAACAGCTGTCAGGGGTCTATGGAAAGGAAGAATCGGTAATAAAAAAGTTTTGGGAAACCAAAGTAGCCGGTGAAGATCCCATGGCCACAGCAAAGGAGAAAAGCCTTAATGCTCTAAAAGAGCTTAAAATACTTCTGACACATGCCAAATCTCAAAATCTTAAGCTTGACCAGCAAAGTTTGGATAAAATCAAAGCACATATGGACAGCATAGTCAAAGACCATGGAAAGGGCGACCAGAAAAAGGCAGATAAGTTTACCCAGGAAACGTATGGTATCAAATTCAGTCAATATGAAGCTATATATAAAGATTATGTTCTTGCATATGAAATATTTGTAAAAAAGTTCAAACAGGACTTGAACATACCCGACAAAGAAATAAGTGATTATTACAACAACAACAAGAAGACTTATGACAGGGTTATAGCAAAGCATGTTCTTATTTCAACCGTCGACTCGGAAGAAAAGGAGCTCCCACAAGCCAAGCTGGATGAAAAGAAAAAGCTGGCAGAAGATATACTTCAAAAGGCCAAAATCGGCACTGACTTTGAAAGCCTTGTAAAACAGTATTCTGAAGATCCAGGCAGTAAGGATAAGGGCGGACAAATCCAGGCAGCCAGAGGAAGAACTGTTAAGGAGTTCGACCAGTGGTTATTTAGTGCAAAGGACGGCGATTTCGGTCTTGTAAAAACCAAATACGGTTATCATATAATCAAGTATATTAAAAGGACAACCTTTGATGATGTCAAGTTGGAAATAAAAGAAGAGCTAGAAAATCAAAAATACAACGCAAAGATTGAAGAATGGCTTAAAGATCCAAATTATACCGTGAAACCAAATAAGAAATTGATTGACTCCATCAGTGTTTTATAA